CGGCGTTTCCATAACTAACGAACTTACTCATCCCTATATTAGACTCAGCAAGCCAGTCAAGTATTGACGCACCAAGAGCTCCAGACTGGGAAAGAAAAGCGACATTGCCTGGCGGCGGCATCTTCTGTCTGTCCGGCGGATTAAATATGGTGTTGAGGTGTGAGTAGGCGTCATAAATACCTAAACAATTAGGACCTATTACCCTCATTCCATGTCTCCTTGCAGTCTCCACTAGATCTCTCTCCAACTTCTCACCCTCAGAACCCGTCTCTTTAAACCCGGCGCTTATGACTACCGCTGACTTAGCCCCCCTTTCCCCACATTCGTTGAGCACTTGAGGAACTACCTTCGCAGGAACGGCGACCACCACTAAATCAGGGGTCTCTGGCAATTCTCTGCAAGACTTGTAGGCCTTCAGACCGAAGATCTCATCGTATTTAACGTTCACAGGAAGTATTAAGCCTTTGAACTTCTCGATTAAGTTTGTTATTATAGCCCTCCCAATAGTGCCCTCCACAGGGGAAGCCCCCACCACCGCAACACTCCTAGGTTTAAAGAAGAAATCGAACTCCTTCTTACTGTTTACCATCATCCATCACCACACACATAGAGCTACTAATAAAAGATATAAAAACATTTTGACCTAGATTAAGATTCTCTACACAGTGCTAGCCCAATAACTCTGCCAGCGTTCTAGCTAAGATAGTCCTAGACGCTATAACTGGTTTCTTGACAATGTCTCGAACCAAATTCTTATGCTCTACAGTATAGCCTATGCAATCCATGACTACCAACGTCACGCCCTCTAAGCGCAGTCTTTCAGCCACTTTAACGAAATCTTCCTGCGTGGACTTGTAGGGTGATGCGGGATGGACTATTACATCATCAAAGAATTCACGCCACTTACTCTCCGCGTAGCCTACTTGACTCTGGTCTGGTATTAGCACGCCCACCTTACCTCGAAGCCCCAGGCTTGAAGCCAAGCCTTTCAAAACTTTCTCAGGGTAGATTACCGGTACTTTCGAAGTGAACTCAGGAAACTCTCCTGTGCACAGAATAGCTATCAGATCAACTCTCACTGAGTTTAGATAATCCACTTTCTTTTGCATCAGAGGTATGATTTTACTTTTTGAGATCTTGACCTCAGTCCCTGTACGTAATCTGCTCACGTATACTACATCCTCAGGCGCTGGAGATAATCTATCCTTAATGTATTCTTCATCGTAGTCATCGAGAGCTCCCGCTTCAATGATCTCGATATACTCGGGCATCAGTTTACTTAGATCCTTGAGAACATCTACTCTAGGTGATTGACCTATTGTCAGAAGACCAACTCGCATTAAACACCCCCATATTATATGGCTTACAATTAAAAACTCTTCGCCTCATTGAATAGTGCTTCAGTAATTCATTTAAGTCAGCGAGTTACTGCTTATTAAGCTTCTTAGCTAGTTCAGCAAGCCTAGGCTCTACATACCTCCCCTTATCCAGTATCTGCACGTTATCCAACCACACTGAGGAGTTTAGGCATATTCCATCTGTATGTGATGGGGCCTCAATGGGGGTGGATCCCGTAAGCCTACGGCTTACGTAGCCTATCCCCCACTCGGTAGCACCCCAAACCCGCTCATCCTCAAGGATATTCCCCGTTAATTTAGCGCCAGGGTTAATGCCGAAACTCAGGTGCGCTAGCCTAAGCATTTGAGGGTGGTTGAACCCCCTAAGCCACTTATCGAACGCTATCGCGTCCTCACCACCCTCAACCCTCACTATCTCGCCGTTCTTGATGTGCAGTTTGATAGGCTCTTTAATCAGTCCTAACGGTGGGTAGACAGATCCATCGAAAACTATCACACCATTAATGCTATCAAATATTGGTGCAACGCTTATCTGACCCGGCAACATATGTGAACCCGGCGTGAACGCCTCGCCCTTATTATTTAGCACTGAACCGGTGAGGCTTCTCTCAAACTCGACGTTGGTTCCGGTTGGGGTTGTAATTCTAATGTATCTAGTCTTTCTTAGCATGTCAGCCAGTATATCCTGGAAGTGCCTGAGCACCTGCAGATCAACGCGTTCGATAACTCTGACCATCATGTCGACATCCATGCCGACTAGACATAAATGCCTTAACCTCCTATTCTGTGACATGGCGTTCTCGTAGGTTGTTGAGTACAGAAGCCACTTATAGTTAAACTCAACCCACACGTCGGCATTGGCCAGCAGGGCTGAAAGCGCTTCCACCGGTATAACAGGGTCCGTGAGCTTCCCAACGCCGAAAGGCGAGGCTCTCATCCAGACTGTCAAGGGTTTGGCCCCAATATGGTATGCCGCACCAGCAGTCACGTTGATTACTCTCTCGTCAGACTCGGTGTCAGCGGTAATTACTATGGTTTCATCCGGCTTCAACCCTAGCAATTCGCTCACGAGCTTGTAAGCTGCACGATAAAGTTCCCACTCCATGTATTGAGGCACCAAGACCACCGATAAAAATTCTATGGTTCCTTATTTAAATTCATTGTAAGGGTGCACATGCACCCCTTTTACGATTGCGAAGGGTTTATCCATCACGAACCATCCCAGCAGTCATCACGAATATGAATATACATGCTTTAGGTAGTACCGCAACCGCCTCCATAAAGTCTAACTAGAGCTTCAGCCAAGATTATGGATGCTTTGAGAGGATCTACGACCGGGATTCCCACTACTTCCTCAAGTTCTTCCGCAAAACCAGCCATGGCCGTGCAACCCACGACCACCACCCTGCTGCCATTCTCCTTAGCTCTCATAGACTCTTCTGCAAGTAGCTTTAAAGCCGTGTTTTTATCCCTGTCAGCGTCGAGAACTCCGTATGGAATGCCTCTAACATCAACCACGTCCCTGAGACCAAGCTTCTCAACGTGTTCCTCCATCATCTCAAGCGTCTCTCTAATAGCCCCAACGGTTATCACAGTTATTGGTTCCCCTAGAAACCTAGCTAGATATAGGGACGCCTCCCCCGAGCCTATTACCACCTTATCCTTAATCATCTTCCTGAGCTCCCCAACCGCGGGGTCTAAGAAACAACTAATCACGACCGCATCATAATTCACTGCACCTACCCTCTCAACAGTCTCGATTATTAACGGTACTGCTTCATCGTGATCCCGTCGCGTCTCAAGCGAAAGAGGCCCCCGCGTAAGTGAAACAACCTCAATCACTGTGCCCGGAGATGCATACCTCTCGC
This window of the Zestosphaera sp. genome carries:
- a CDS encoding AroM family protein; the protein is MRVGLLTIGQSPRVDVLKDLSKLMPEYIEIIEAGALDDYDEEYIKDRLSPAPEDVVYVSRLRTGTEVKISKSKIIPLMQKKVDYLNSVRVDLIAILCTGEFPEFTSKVPVIYPEKVLKGLASSLGLRGKVGVLIPDQSQVGYAESKWREFFDDVIVHPASPYKSTQEDFVKVAERLRLEGVTLVVMDCIGYTVEHKNLVRDIVKKPVIASRTILARTLAELLG
- a CDS encoding aspartate/glutamate racemase family protein, with translation MVSLSECRANRNKFILHLPSYVGGLILIKILVVVPVGTDVRNRSRKAVCERYASPGTVIEVVSLTRGPLSLETRRDHDEAVPLIIETVERVGAVNYDAVVISCFLDPAVGELRKMIKDKVVIGSGEASLYLARFLGEPITVITVGAIRETLEMMEEHVEKLGLRDVVDVRGIPYGVLDADRDKNTALKLLAEESMRAKENGSRVVVVGCTAMAGFAEELEEVVGIPVVDPLKASIILAEALVRLYGGGCGTT